A genomic region of Desulfosarcina ovata subsp. ovata contains the following coding sequences:
- a CDS encoding flagellar motor protein MotB — MATIDDQKKTWRLHRSSGRSTVARFTVTHPQDVAENDTFLWTLTDLMTLLLIFFVLLYSNAVQQSPIPPASVETAEAETQIEAIDKDVSGAPGLMPEQTKVVAVVQEEIVPAATGNPPDSDAPQSQTSGGDTVSATANGKLLADLENSFSEDFYVRWEDRQPVIVLGERITFNQGEATLLADAQDALKRVAGSIARIDGCQVMVTGHTDDRPIRTHAFPSNWELSAARAASVAKALMASGVAPERMMIQGKAAFKPLVANTSEQNRRTNRRVEIALLTKS; from the coding sequence ATGGCAACGATTGATGACCAAAAGAAAACCTGGCGCTTGCATCGATCGTCGGGGAGGTCGACGGTCGCCCGTTTCACGGTCACCCACCCGCAGGACGTGGCGGAAAATGACACGTTTTTATGGACCCTGACGGATCTGATGACATTGCTGCTCATCTTTTTCGTGTTGCTTTACTCCAATGCCGTCCAGCAGTCGCCCATCCCTCCGGCGTCCGTGGAGACGGCCGAAGCCGAAACGCAGATCGAAGCCATCGACAAGGATGTCTCAGGAGCCCCCGGCCTGATGCCGGAGCAAACCAAGGTAGTGGCCGTTGTTCAGGAGGAAATCGTCCCGGCAGCAACGGGAAACCCGCCTGATTCCGATGCCCCCCAGTCGCAGACGTCCGGGGGAGATACGGTCTCTGCGACCGCCAATGGAAAATTGCTGGCAGATCTGGAAAACAGTTTCAGTGAGGATTTTTATGTCCGCTGGGAAGATCGGCAACCGGTAATTGTTCTGGGAGAACGGATCACCTTCAACCAAGGGGAGGCAACGCTCTTGGCGGATGCCCAGGATGCCTTGAAGCGGGTGGCCGGCTCGATTGCCCGCATTGACGGCTGCCAGGTGATGGTTACCGGGCACACCGATGACCGGCCCATCCGGACCCATGCGTTTCCTTCCAACTGGGAACTCTCCGCGGCCCGCGCCGCCAGCGTGGCAAAAGCCCTCATGGCCAGCGGCGTTGCCCCCGAAAGGATGATGATTCAGGGAAAGGCGGCATTCAAACCACTGGTTGCCAACACATCTGAGCAGAATCGCCGTACCAACCGCCGGGTGGAAATTGCTTTGCTCACCAAATCATAA
- a CDS encoding motility protein A: MLKTYLLGGGMVVFGLLSSEVIAEIPLMVNFKSIALVVVGTLMGGLLCLPMRAFGSLWRSVSASLNGQGHDLSDLIQQITILARLQRVCELREFSIRIATLENPFLRRGLQQALDQRDRQTVEEAMENEMAMYLSGLQSHLGAIHTFSRLAPVFGFVGTIIGLINVLNHLGNAAQIGHGMAIALLTTFYGLLFANLVFAPLAGKLAAHIHRETLMLNIVIEGVLAICDDRTPLEISHRLQSFLENDTPQPEPELPADSHPWKKLGAVLRQRGMVR; the protein is encoded by the coding sequence ATGCTGAAAACCTATCTATTGGGTGGCGGAATGGTGGTCTTTGGCCTTTTGTCCAGTGAAGTCATTGCCGAGATTCCGCTGATGGTCAATTTTAAAAGCATCGCGCTGGTGGTTGTCGGCACCCTGATGGGCGGTCTGCTCTGCCTGCCGATGCGTGCCTTCGGCAGTTTGTGGCGTAGTGTTTCCGCCAGCCTGAACGGCCAGGGCCATGACCTGAGCGACCTGATTCAACAGATCACCATTCTGGCGCGTCTTCAACGCGTCTGTGAATTGCGTGAATTCAGCATCCGGATTGCCACCCTTGAGAATCCGTTTCTACGCCGGGGTTTGCAGCAGGCGCTGGACCAACGTGACCGTCAAACGGTCGAGGAGGCCATGGAAAACGAAATGGCTATGTATCTGTCGGGTCTCCAATCCCATCTGGGCGCCATCCATACCTTTTCCCGGCTGGCACCGGTTTTCGGGTTTGTGGGCACCATTATCGGCTTGATCAATGTACTCAACCATCTGGGAAATGCCGCCCAGATCGGCCACGGCATGGCCATCGCCCTGTTGACGACCTTCTACGGGCTGTTGTTCGCTAATTTGGTTTTTGCTCCCCTAGCCGGCAAACTGGCCGCCCATATCCATCGTGAAACCTTGATGCTGAACATCGTCATCGAAGGCGTGTTGGCCATTTGCGATGATCGCACCCCTTTGGAGATATCCCACCGCCTGCAGTCCTTTTTGGAAAATGACACGCCCCAACCGGAACCGGAGTTACCCGCCGACTCCCACCCCTGGAAAAAACTCGGCGCCGTACTGCGGCAGCGGGGCATGGTGAGATAA
- a CDS encoding Lrp/AsnC family transcriptional regulator, translated as MKIDDLNISIIRHLQEGRKSYKVIAEDLGVSENTVRSRVSKLEEEGVLEIVGLVDPEAIPRHRMVMVGVKLSSMDLVKKGEAFSRIRGVVSVSVVTGRFDLILLVMLKEGFGLLEFYTEEVSRLDGVQSVETFVVYKSYNLKIPYIY; from the coding sequence ATGAAAATAGACGACCTGAATATTTCCATCATCCGCCATTTGCAGGAAGGCCGAAAGTCCTATAAAGTGATTGCTGAAGATCTTGGCGTTTCCGAGAACACGGTCCGCTCGCGGGTCAGCAAGCTTGAAGAAGAGGGCGTGCTGGAGATTGTTGGGCTTGTGGATCCGGAAGCCATCCCCCGGCACCGCATGGTGATGGTGGGCGTCAAACTGAGTTCCATGGACCTGGTGAAAAAAGGCGAGGCGTTCAGCCGGATCCGCGGTGTGGTGTCCGTCAGCGTGGTGACCGGCCGTTTTGATCTGATTCTCCTGGTGATGCTCAAAGAAGGGTTTGGCCTGCTCGAATTCTACACCGAAGAAGTCTCCCGCCTCGATGGCGTCCAGTCTGTGGAGACGTTTGTGGTCTACAAGAGTTACAACCTGAAAATTCCGTACATCTATTAG
- a CDS encoding aminomethyltransferase family protein codes for MMPTIKTTPLHHWHRENGANMADFGGYDMPLWYASVKDEHLAVLSGAGIFDTSHMAAITVCGTGAADLLQHCFTNNLDACVGPSRRPLSPGRCVYGAFLDEKGHTIDDAIVFMLASGNYLVVVNAGMGAGVAGHLTGHLDGRDAAITDLTDRLGKMDVQGPAAAKVLMPLLADPETVFGQMPYFSFKGHYDGDSPLADAVRLDDGTPILLSRTGYTGEFGFEIFMAPEKIQSLWQRLLTAGEGYGIRACGLAARDSLRAGAVLPLSHQDIGHWPFINHPWPFALPFNAEQTGFTKDFIGRSALENLSDFSFTHAFVGRDLRKVAAGEDSRVIDADGRHIGRVLTCVTDMGIGMHDGEIFSVASPNRPAGFKAKGLCCGFVRVDRKRKPGQAVEIADSRRKLTVTIVEDVRPHRSARKPMAEMI; via the coding sequence ATGATGCCAACCATCAAAACCACACCGTTACATCACTGGCATCGGGAAAACGGTGCCAACATGGCCGACTTCGGCGGCTACGACATGCCGTTGTGGTATGCGTCAGTCAAGGATGAACACCTGGCCGTGCTGAGCGGGGCCGGTATCTTTGATACCAGCCACATGGCGGCCATTACCGTTTGCGGAACGGGTGCCGCGGACCTGCTGCAACACTGCTTTACCAACAACCTGGATGCCTGCGTGGGGCCTTCCCGCAGGCCGCTTTCACCCGGTCGATGCGTCTACGGCGCGTTTCTGGACGAAAAGGGCCACACCATCGACGACGCCATCGTCTTTATGCTGGCCTCGGGCAACTACCTGGTGGTGGTCAATGCCGGCATGGGCGCCGGTGTGGCCGGCCATCTCACCGGCCATCTCGATGGCCGCGACGCCGCGATTACCGATCTCACCGATCGGTTGGGAAAAATGGACGTGCAGGGACCGGCAGCGGCCAAAGTGCTGATGCCGCTGCTGGCCGATCCCGAAACGGTTTTCGGTCAGATGCCTTACTTCTCGTTCAAGGGCCATTATGATGGGGACTCGCCGCTCGCCGATGCCGTGCGCCTTGACGATGGCACGCCCATCCTGCTGTCGCGAACCGGCTATACCGGAGAATTCGGATTCGAGATTTTCATGGCCCCGGAAAAAATCCAGTCCCTCTGGCAGCGTCTGCTGACGGCGGGCGAGGGATACGGCATCCGTGCCTGCGGACTGGCCGCACGCGACAGCCTGCGTGCCGGTGCGGTCCTGCCCCTGTCGCACCAGGATATCGGGCACTGGCCCTTCATCAATCACCCCTGGCCCTTTGCGCTGCCCTTCAATGCCGAGCAGACCGGCTTCACCAAGGATTTCATTGGCCGGTCGGCGCTGGAAAATCTCTCCGACTTCTCTTTTACCCACGCCTTTGTCGGTCGCGACCTTCGTAAGGTCGCCGCCGGTGAGGATTCCCGGGTGATCGATGCCGACGGCCGCCACATCGGCCGGGTGCTGACCTGTGTCACCGACATGGGTATCGGGATGCACGACGGTGAAATTTTCAGCGTGGCCAGCCCGAACCGACCGGCCGGGTTCAAAGCCAAGGGGCTTTGCTGCGGTTTCGTTCGTGTGGACCGCAAACGGAAACCCGGCCAGGCGGTGGAAATCGCCGACAGCCGGCGCAAACTGACCGTCACCATCGTGGAGGATGTGCGGCCCCACCGGTCGGCCCGCAAACCCATGGCGGAGATGATTTAA
- the gcvH gene encoding glycine cleavage system protein GcvH: MKEISELKFPDDRGYTDDHEWAKKTGDGVRIGISDYAQDQLGDVVFVELPDVGSSFAKGEEFGTVESVKAVSELYMPIGGEVTAVNESLADQPERVNTDPYESGWMIEVKASDPSELDALKSKAEYLEMLKG, from the coding sequence ATGAAAGAGATCAGCGAACTCAAATTCCCGGACGATCGGGGCTATACCGACGACCACGAGTGGGCCAAAAAAACAGGCGATGGGGTGCGCATTGGTATATCCGACTACGCCCAGGACCAGTTGGGTGACGTGGTCTTCGTCGAACTGCCCGACGTGGGCAGCAGCTTCGCCAAGGGTGAGGAGTTCGGCACGGTTGAATCGGTCAAGGCCGTATCCGAGCTGTACATGCCCATCGGCGGTGAAGTGACCGCAGTCAACGAATCCCTGGCCGATCAGCCCGAACGGGTCAACACCGACCCGTACGAGAGCGGCTGGATGATAGAAGTCAAGGCCAGCGATCCATCCGAACTGGATGCCCTGAAATCCAAGGCCGAGTATCTTGAAATGCTGAAAGGATAA
- the gcvPA gene encoding aminomethyl-transferring glycine dehydrogenase subunit GcvPA — MRYLPHTPEDIRAMLQVVGAADLDALFASIPDDCRRKEALNLPEPLTEWELNGHMDNLAAGMGASPGTKVFMGAGSYHHHIPEVTRQLLLRGEYFTAYTPYQPEISQGTLQTIYEYQSLVCRLLGMDVANASMYDGASGLAEALLMTIRVSRRKTVAVSRAVHPLYRRVVETYFAPTGFEVVELPVGQDGRTDLSGLKDLGELAGVALQSPNFFGCIEDMAAAGKMIHADPKTLFVAAFSEPLAFGMLKSPGECGADIACGEGQSLGIPQSFGGPGLGMFASRQSYVRSMPGRLIGKTVDRDGKTGFVLTLATREQHIRREKATSNICSNQGLCATASTMYMAALGGTGIRQLARLNRDRAEYLKASLAKAGFSSPFSAPTFNEFVVRFPDKFEETWKALLEKKMVAGLHLEPYYPELSDCWLMCVTETIDRDDMDTLVKEVTR, encoded by the coding sequence ATGCGATACCTGCCCCATACCCCGGAAGACATCCGCGCGATGCTTCAGGTGGTGGGCGCGGCGGATCTGGATGCGCTTTTCGCCAGCATCCCCGACGATTGCCGCCGAAAAGAAGCGCTGAACCTGCCCGAACCGCTCACCGAGTGGGAACTCAACGGGCACATGGACAACCTGGCCGCCGGGATGGGGGCTTCCCCCGGAACCAAGGTGTTCATGGGTGCCGGCAGCTACCACCACCATATCCCCGAGGTCACCCGCCAGCTGCTCCTGCGGGGGGAGTATTTTACTGCTTATACGCCCTACCAGCCGGAGATCAGCCAGGGCACCCTGCAGACCATTTACGAGTACCAGAGCCTGGTGTGCCGCCTGCTGGGCATGGATGTGGCCAATGCCTCCATGTACGACGGTGCCTCGGGCCTGGCCGAGGCGCTGCTGATGACCATCCGGGTATCGCGACGCAAAACCGTGGCCGTTTCCCGCGCCGTTCACCCCCTTTACCGACGGGTAGTGGAGACCTATTTCGCGCCCACCGGTTTCGAGGTGGTGGAACTGCCCGTGGGCCAGGACGGTCGCACCGATCTTTCCGGCCTCAAGGACCTGGGCGAGCTGGCCGGCGTGGCCCTGCAAAGCCCCAACTTCTTCGGTTGTATCGAGGACATGGCCGCCGCCGGAAAAATGATCCATGCCGACCCCAAGACGCTTTTCGTCGCCGCCTTCAGCGAGCCCCTGGCCTTCGGAATGCTTAAATCGCCCGGCGAGTGCGGGGCGGACATCGCCTGCGGCGAGGGCCAGAGCCTCGGCATTCCGCAAAGCTTCGGCGGGCCCGGGCTGGGCATGTTCGCCTCCCGGCAGTCGTACGTTCGCAGCATGCCCGGCCGCCTGATCGGTAAAACCGTGGATCGTGACGGCAAGACCGGCTTCGTGCTGACTCTGGCCACCCGCGAGCAGCATATCCGCCGGGAGAAAGCCACTTCCAACATCTGCTCCAACCAGGGGCTGTGCGCCACCGCGTCGACCATGTACATGGCCGCATTGGGCGGCACGGGCATCCGCCAGCTCGCCCGCCTCAACCGCGACCGGGCCGAATATCTCAAGGCCTCCCTGGCCAAGGCCGGATTTTCCTCACCCTTCAGCGCCCCCACCTTCAACGAGTTCGTGGTCCGCTTTCCCGATAAATTCGAGGAGACCTGGAAAGCGCTGCTGGAGAAAAAGATGGTTGCCGGCCTGCACCTGGAACCGTACTACCCGGAACTTTCCGACTGCTGGCTGATGTGCGTGACCGAGACCATCGACCGGGACGACATGGATACCCTGGTCAAGGAGGTGACCCGATGA
- the gcvPB gene encoding aminomethyl-transferring glycine dehydrogenase subunit GcvPB, producing MKEKMGTTGLIFNEPLLWEKGSPGRTGISLPRRDVDEAPLDKALTGDGPDFPDLSELDVVRHFTKLSQWNFGVDSGMYPLGSCTMKYNPKTNERQASLPGFAGAHPLLPERLSQGLLALMHDLAAYLGEITGLPAVTLQPSAGSQGELTGMLIFSAYHKHTGKPRSKVLIPDTAHGTNPASAALCGFKPVAVKSGPDGILVPEAVAALMDDDTAGIMITNPNTLGLFESNIRQVADIVHGKGGLVYGDGANMNAIMGVVNVGDLGVDVLHLNLHKTFSTPHGGGGPGAGPVCVTPALAPFLPVPRVVKDGEVFRLDENYPLSVGKLHAFYGNVGILIRAYSYILSLGKCLKQVSQYAVLNANYIKQRLKGDYHLPFDRPCMHECVFTDKFQQEHHVATLDIAKRLMDHGFHPPTIYFPLVVSGAIMIEPTESESKETLDQFIDAMQQIAREAKACPDCLHESPQFPKVRRLDETLAARSPCLKG from the coding sequence ATGAAAGAGAAAATGGGAACCACCGGCCTGATTTTCAACGAACCCCTGTTGTGGGAGAAAGGCTCCCCGGGACGCACCGGAATCTCGCTGCCCCGCCGCGACGTGGATGAAGCGCCCCTGGACAAGGCGCTGACCGGTGACGGTCCGGACTTTCCGGATCTCTCCGAACTGGACGTGGTGCGCCACTTCACCAAACTCTCCCAGTGGAATTTCGGAGTGGACAGCGGCATGTATCCGCTGGGCTCCTGCACCATGAAGTACAATCCCAAGACCAACGAACGCCAGGCGTCCCTTCCCGGTTTTGCCGGCGCGCACCCCCTGTTGCCGGAACGCCTTTCCCAGGGACTGCTGGCCCTGATGCACGACCTTGCGGCCTACCTCGGTGAGATCACCGGATTGCCGGCGGTGACCCTGCAGCCCTCCGCCGGGTCCCAGGGAGAACTGACCGGCATGCTGATCTTTTCCGCCTATCACAAGCACACCGGCAAACCGCGCAGCAAGGTGCTGATTCCCGACACGGCCCACGGCACCAACCCGGCCAGCGCGGCGCTGTGCGGCTTCAAACCGGTGGCGGTCAAATCCGGACCCGACGGCATCCTGGTCCCGGAAGCGGTGGCCGCGCTGATGGATGACGATACGGCCGGAATCATGATTACCAACCCCAATACGCTGGGACTCTTCGAGAGCAATATCCGCCAGGTGGCCGACATCGTCCACGGCAAGGGCGGGCTGGTTTACGGTGACGGCGCCAACATGAACGCCATCATGGGGGTGGTCAACGTCGGCGATCTCGGCGTGGACGTGTTGCATCTCAATCTGCACAAGACCTTCTCGACGCCCCACGGTGGCGGCGGGCCGGGTGCCGGCCCGGTGTGTGTGACCCCCGCGCTGGCGCCTTTTCTGCCGGTACCCAGGGTGGTCAAGGACGGTGAGGTCTTTCGGCTGGATGAGAACTACCCGCTGTCCGTGGGCAAATTGCACGCCTTTTACGGCAACGTGGGCATCCTGATCCGTGCTTACAGCTACATCCTCAGCCTGGGAAAATGTCTCAAGCAAGTCAGCCAGTACGCCGTGCTCAACGCCAACTACATCAAGCAGCGCTTAAAAGGCGATTATCATCTGCCCTTTGACCGGCCCTGCATGCACGAGTGCGTTTTCACCGACAAGTTCCAGCAGGAACACCATGTGGCCACCCTGGATATTGCCAAGCGGCTCATGGACCACGGCTTTCATCCGCCGACGATCTACTTTCCGCTGGTGGTCAGCGGCGCCATCATGATCGAGCCCACGGAGTCGGAATCCAAGGAGACCCTGGACCAGTTCATCGATGCCATGCAGCAGATCGCCCGGGAGGCCAAAGCGTGCCCCGACTGCCTGCACGAGTCGCCCCAATTCCCCAAAGTGCGGCGGCTGGATGAAACCCTGGCGGCGAGGAGCCCATGCCTGAAAGGGTAA
- the lipB gene encoding lipoyl(octanoyl) transferase LipB has product MATEADPIEVPNSPDGWWIDLPPTDYQQAMDLQLAVVAAKTGGRLDADVILCLEHPRVFTLGRRGGRENLCVSDDFLARKGIRVMPTDRGGNITYHGPGQLVVYPIIHLSRRRLKVVEFVSALEQAMIRTAGHWNIAAGTDPLNRGVWLNGDKLGSIGITVRRGVSFHGLALNVNTEMAPFGWINPCGLQKVRMTSIAQHLETPVPMEEARRVMAGHLADCLGLTLTTMDAVALCEKIGHRIGAMPNIL; this is encoded by the coding sequence ATGGCAACTGAGGCCGATCCTATCGAGGTTCCGAATTCGCCGGACGGCTGGTGGATCGATCTGCCGCCGACCGACTATCAGCAGGCGATGGACCTGCAGCTGGCCGTGGTGGCGGCCAAGACCGGCGGCCGCCTGGATGCCGACGTGATTCTGTGCCTCGAGCATCCCCGTGTCTTCACCCTGGGGCGGCGCGGCGGACGGGAGAATCTGTGCGTCAGCGACGATTTCCTGGCCCGCAAAGGGATCCGGGTGATGCCCACGGACCGGGGCGGCAACATTACCTACCACGGACCGGGCCAGCTGGTGGTCTACCCGATCATTCATTTGAGCCGGCGGCGTCTGAAAGTGGTCGAATTCGTCTCCGCCTTGGAACAGGCCATGATCCGTACCGCCGGCCACTGGAATATCGCCGCCGGTACCGACCCGCTCAACCGCGGCGTCTGGCTGAACGGCGACAAACTGGGCAGCATCGGCATCACCGTGCGGCGCGGAGTGAGTTTTCACGGCCTGGCCCTGAACGTCAACACGGAGATGGCGCCGTTCGGCTGGATCAATCCCTGCGGCCTCCAAAAAGTACGCATGACCTCCATCGCCCAGCATCTGGAAACGCCCGTGCCCATGGAGGAGGCCCGGCGGGTCATGGCAGGGCATCTGGCGGACTGCCTGGGGCTAACGCTGACGACAATGGATGCAGTGGCGCTTTGTGAGAAAATCGGGCACCGAATCGGAGCAATGCCAAATATCCTATGA
- the lipA gene encoding lipoyl synthase, with translation MKTSHPIRTGKPPWLRRKLPSGPDYEKIRSMIDKGQLHTVCQEANCPNQFECFSAHTATFLIMGATCTRNCRFCNIDGGRPGPLDPDEPRRVAGAAARMELRYVVVTSVTRDDLDDGGASHFAATIAALQEQIEGVQIEVLIPDFQGSRNALETVLAARPEVLNHNMETVRRLYDTVRPQADYDRSLELLARVPRIAPHIPAKSGIMLGLGETEAEVRQVIRDVRRTGCRMLTIGQYLQPTAEHLPVVAFIPPEDFDRWRQFALAEGFAKVAAGPFVRSSYHAGSMFRGE, from the coding sequence ATGAAAACTTCCCATCCCATCCGCACCGGAAAGCCCCCCTGGCTGAGGCGCAAGCTGCCCAGCGGTCCTGACTACGAGAAAATCCGCAGCATGATCGACAAGGGCCAGCTCCATACGGTCTGTCAGGAGGCCAACTGTCCCAACCAGTTCGAGTGCTTCTCGGCCCATACGGCCACCTTTCTGATCATGGGGGCCACCTGCACGCGCAATTGCCGTTTCTGCAATATCGACGGAGGCCGCCCGGGGCCGCTGGATCCCGACGAGCCCCGGCGTGTGGCCGGGGCAGCGGCGCGCATGGAGCTGCGTTATGTGGTGGTCACCTCGGTCACCCGGGACGACCTGGACGATGGGGGCGCATCCCATTTTGCCGCCACCATCGCCGCCCTGCAGGAGCAGATCGAGGGTGTCCAAATCGAAGTCCTGATCCCCGATTTTCAGGGCAGCCGCAATGCCCTGGAGACGGTGCTCGCCGCCCGACCGGAGGTGCTCAACCACAACATGGAAACCGTCCGGCGCCTTTACGACACGGTTCGCCCCCAGGCCGACTACGACCGCTCTCTGGAACTGCTCGCCCGCGTGCCGCGCATCGCCCCGCACATCCCGGCCAAATCCGGAATCATGCTGGGGCTGGGTGAAACCGAAGCCGAGGTGCGGCAGGTGATCCGGGATGTTCGCCGCACCGGCTGCCGCATGCTTACCATCGGCCAGTATCTTCAGCCCACGGCCGAGCATCTGCCGGTAGTTGCATTCATCCCGCCGGAGGATTTCGATCGCTGGCGTCAGTTCGCTCTGGCCGAAGGGTTCGCGAAGGTCGCCGCCGGGCCCTTCGTAAGAAGTTCCTACCACGCGGGCAGCATGTTTCGTGGAGAATGA
- a CDS encoding MFS transporter, translating into MASLQFNPPKSTAIAKGIDRKLPGGIWVLGFVSMFMDISSELVHSLLPISMATILGASMVTIGIVEGVAEGTAAITKIFSGAISDYFGKRKFLAVLGYAMGAISKPIFPLATTMGWVFGARFVDRKGLLSKLVADTALVELRGTAFGIFNLVSGGALLLASVIAGSLWNVFGASATFIAGASFATLAAIGLLLCRPDARVTISHRAS; encoded by the coding sequence ATGGCCTCATTACAATTCAATCCCCCCAAATCGACAGCTATAGCCAAGGGCATCGATCGAAAATTGCCGGGAGGCATTTGGGTGCTTGGATTTGTCTCCATGTTCATGGACATCTCATCCGAGCTTGTTCACAGCCTCTTGCCGATATCCATGGCCACGATACTCGGTGCATCCATGGTCACGATTGGAATTGTCGAAGGTGTTGCCGAGGGCACCGCTGCGATCACAAAGATATTTTCGGGCGCCATCAGCGACTACTTCGGGAAACGTAAGTTCCTCGCTGTGCTCGGGTACGCAATGGGGGCCATCAGCAAGCCCATATTTCCTCTCGCGACAACCATGGGGTGGGTATTCGGAGCACGCTTTGTCGATCGCAAAGGATTGCTCTCGAAACTGGTTGCCGATACCGCACTCGTTGAGCTTCGCGGTACGGCCTTCGGGATTTTTAATCTGGTAAGTGGCGGAGCACTCTTGCTGGCAAGCGTCATTGCAGGGTCATTATGGAACGTATTCGGCGCCTCGGCAACATTTATTGCCGGAGCATCGTTTGCGACTCTCGCGGCAATAGGATTGCTCCTTTGCCGCCCTGATGCACGAGTTACGATCTCCCATAGAGCTTCATAG
- a CDS encoding MmgE/PrpD family protein: protein MTIAKRFANYVHDTTYVDIPRDIHRFAKLCLLDWIGVTLGGANEPVGDIVLDMIDIAGGNPHATIIGKGVKTNLLLAALANGTMSHALDFDDTHKDAGIHPSVCLAPAAVAAAEYVKASGKDFITAFIIGFEIAARIGIAAGQTHYDHGWHATATIGRFSATASVAKLMGLSSEQIVNAFGLTGTQVGGLREVFGTMSKPFHAGKAAMDGVLSVVLARRNFDSSHEIFEGRFGLKNVLSPRSENRNILAGLGTTYHIQNVAFKPYASALATHSTIQAIEAMREEENFDAADVEALQIEFGPLPFSVVNRKNPQKILEGKFSVQHCAAIALVKGRVGKEMFTEKELNDPQIVAFRERVDVVLNEALPLFETIVTLKTKQGATFRQYIKESKGSPGFPLSFTDMKAKFMDLADSVIPTENAEKIVETIGSLQDIPDMNELIALCHPASK, encoded by the coding sequence ATGACCATTGCCAAACGATTTGCCAATTATGTTCATGATACCACCTATGTGGACATTCCCAGGGATATCCACCGGTTTGCAAAGCTCTGCCTGTTGGACTGGATTGGGGTAACCTTGGGCGGAGCCAATGAGCCGGTGGGCGATATTGTATTGGATATGATCGATATCGCCGGCGGAAATCCCCATGCGACCATCATCGGCAAAGGGGTGAAGACCAATCTGCTCTTGGCCGCGCTTGCCAATGGCACCATGTCCCATGCGCTGGATTTCGACGATACGCACAAAGATGCCGGCATCCATCCCAGTGTATGTCTGGCGCCAGCGGCCGTGGCCGCCGCGGAGTATGTGAAGGCGTCCGGCAAGGATTTTATCACGGCCTTCATCATCGGTTTTGAAATCGCGGCGCGGATCGGCATTGCGGCCGGCCAGACCCATTATGATCATGGATGGCACGCCACCGCCACCATTGGACGGTTCAGCGCGACCGCCAGTGTGGCCAAACTGATGGGGCTTTCTTCGGAGCAGATCGTGAACGCGTTTGGACTGACAGGAACCCAGGTTGGCGGCCTGCGCGAGGTGTTCGGCACCATGAGCAAGCCGTTTCACGCCGGGAAGGCGGCCATGGATGGGGTTTTGTCGGTTGTCCTGGCAAGAAGGAATTTTGACAGCAGTCATGAAATTTTTGAGGGGCGTTTTGGGCTCAAAAATGTGTTGTCCCCCAGGTCGGAGAACAGGAATATCCTGGCCGGTCTCGGGACAACCTACCACATCCAGAATGTTGCCTTTAAGCCCTATGCGTCCGCGCTGGCCACCCATTCGACCATCCAGGCCATTGAGGCCATGCGAGAGGAAGAGAACTTCGACGCAGCGGATGTGGAAGCGCTTCAGATCGAATTCGGTCCCTTGCCCTTCAGCGTGGTCAACCGCAAAAACCCTCAAAAAATATTGGAAGGGAAATTCAGTGTTCAGCATTGCGCCGCCATCGCCCTCGTCAAAGGCCGCGTCGGCAAGGAGATGTTTACGGAAAAGGAGCTGAACGATCCACAAATCGTGGCTTTTCGGGAGCGGGTGGATGTCGTGCTGAATGAAGCGCTTCCCCTGTTCGAAACCATCGTGACGCTGAAAACCAAGCAGGGTGCCACGTTCAGGCAATATATCAAGGAATCAAAAGGGTCACCGGGGTTTCCGCTCTCCTTTACGGATATGAAGGCAAAATTCATGGACTTGGCTGACTCGGTCATTCCAACAGAAAATGCCGAAAAAATAGTCGAAACCATAGGGAGCCTTCAAGACATCCCGGACATGAATGAACTGATTGCATTGTGCCATCCGGCATCAAAGTAG